One window from the genome of [Clostridium] celerecrescens 18A encodes:
- the recR gene encoding recombination mediator RecR, protein MNYYSSQITRLIEELSRLPGIGSKSAQRLAFHIINMPEEQVAGLASSITEAKRNVRYCKECFTLTDQEKCPICQSEKRNHKMIMVVEDTRDLAAYEKTGKFDGVYHVLHGAISPMLGIGPGDIKLKELMQRLQGDVEEVIIATNSSLEGETTAMYISKLIKPTGIRVTRIASGVPVGGDLEYIDEVTLLRALEGRVEL, encoded by the coding sequence ATGAATTACTATAGCAGTCAGATAACCAGATTAATAGAAGAACTGTCCAGGCTTCCGGGTATCGGCAGTAAATCTGCGCAGCGCCTGGCATTTCATATCATCAATATGCCGGAGGAACAAGTGGCAGGTCTTGCTTCATCCATTACAGAAGCAAAACGGAATGTACGTTATTGCAAGGAATGCTTTACCCTGACGGATCAGGAAAAATGCCCCATCTGCCAGAGTGAAAAACGCAATCATAAGATGATTATGGTAGTGGAAGACACCAGGGACTTGGCTGCTTATGAGAAAACAGGAAAATTCGATGGCGTTTATCATGTCCTGCATGGAGCTATCTCTCCCATGCTGGGAATTGGACCTGGTGACATAAAGTTGAAAGAGCTGATGCAGAGACTGCAGGGGGATGTGGAAGAGGTGATCATTGCCACCAATTCCAGTCTTGAGGGAGAGACGACAGCCATGTATATCAGCAAGCTGATCAAACCGACAGGAATCAGGGTTACCCGTATAGCCAGCGGGGTTCCCGTTGGAGGAGACTTAGAGTACATAGATGAGGTAACGTTGTTACGGGCCCTGGAAGGCCGGGTCGAATTGTAG
- a CDS encoding YbaB/EbfC family nucleoid-associated protein codes for MAKRGGFPGAMPGNMNNLMKQAQKMQRQMEETTKALEEKEYTAAAGGGAVSVTVSGKKEVTGVKLSQEVVDPDDIEMLEDLIMAATNEAFRQMEEDNSSAMAKLTGGLGGLGGGFPF; via the coding sequence ATGGCAAAACGTGGCGGTTTTCCAGGCGCAATGCCTGGCAATATGAATAATTTAATGAAGCAGGCTCAGAAGATGCAGCGCCAGATGGAAGAGACAACAAAGGCGCTGGAGGAAAAGGAATATACAGCTGCAGCAGGCGGCGGAGCCGTGTCAGTCACTGTTTCAGGAAAAAAGGAAGTGACTGGGGTTAAATTATCCCAGGAAGTAGTAGATCCAGATGATATCGAGATGCTTGAGGATCTGATCATGGCTGCTACCAATGAAGCATTCCGCCAGATGGAAGAAGACAACAGCTCTGCCATGGCTAAGCTGACCGGCGGTCTTGGCGGTTTAGGCGGCGGTTTTCCGTTCTAA
- the dnaX gene encoding DNA polymerase III subunit gamma/tau yields MSYTALYRKWRPPSFSDVKGQDHIVQTLKNQIVSGRIGHAYLFCGTRGTGKTSIAKIFAKAVNCEHPADGSPCGECQTCKNIAAGASLNVVEIDAASNNGVENIREIRDEVQYPPTEGKYRVYIIDEVHMLSTGAFNALLKTLEEPPSYVIFILATTEVQKIPVTVLSRCQRYDFKRITVETIVEHLKELTVAEHIQVEDRALTYIAKAADGALRDALSLLDQCIAFHYGELLTYDNVLDVLGAVDITVFGTMFRAIVESRTKDCITSLEELVIQGRELGQFVIDFIWYLRNLLILKSVDNAENLLDMSTENQNLLKEDSKLTDNDTLLRYIRVFSDLSNQLRYAFQKRVLIEVALIKLTRPQMEQNLDSILQRISNIEKQLESGIVVNTSPDTLNAGEGKGGSNATVPELTPAERVALPKGQLEDLNLIRSEWGKIIRELGGPIRASFRDTVVEPAGESCLCVVFSDQSNYMIGSRDTTVAAIERYVEDHYQKSITFKTRLLGGGERLNTVYVSDEEIKANILMDITIED; encoded by the coding sequence ATGTCATATACGGCATTGTATCGGAAATGGCGCCCTCCTTCCTTCTCGGATGTAAAGGGTCAGGACCATATCGTACAAACATTGAAAAACCAGATAGTATCCGGGCGTATCGGGCATGCGTATCTGTTTTGCGGAACAAGAGGAACCGGTAAGACCAGTATTGCAAAGATCTTTGCAAAAGCGGTTAACTGTGAACATCCTGCAGACGGAAGTCCCTGCGGGGAATGCCAGACCTGTAAGAACATCGCAGCCGGCGCATCCCTTAACGTGGTTGAAATTGATGCTGCGTCAAACAATGGCGTGGAGAATATCAGGGAGATAAGGGATGAAGTCCAGTATCCTCCCACGGAAGGCAAATATCGGGTTTATATCATCGATGAGGTTCATATGCTTTCTACAGGAGCATTTAATGCACTGTTAAAGACATTGGAAGAACCTCCATCCTATGTTATATTTATTCTTGCGACTACGGAAGTCCAGAAGATCCCGGTGACGGTCCTGTCACGGTGCCAGCGGTATGATTTTAAACGAATTACGGTGGAAACCATTGTAGAGCATTTAAAAGAGCTGACCGTCGCAGAACATATCCAGGTAGAAGACCGGGCCCTTACTTATATCGCCAAGGCAGCTGACGGGGCGTTGCGTGATGCCTTAAGTCTTCTGGACCAGTGTATTGCTTTTCATTACGGAGAGCTTCTTACCTATGACAATGTCCTTGATGTCCTGGGAGCCGTAGACATCACCGTGTTTGGAACGATGTTCCGCGCAATCGTGGAAAGCCGGACAAAAGACTGTATAACCAGTCTTGAAGAGCTGGTGATCCAGGGAAGAGAGCTGGGCCAGTTTGTTATTGACTTTATCTGGTACTTAAGAAACCTTTTAATATTAAAATCCGTTGATAATGCAGAAAATCTGCTCGATATGTCAACAGAGAACCAAAATCTGTTAAAAGAGGACAGCAAGCTTACGGACAACGATACACTTTTGCGGTATATCCGGGTGTTTTCAGATCTTTCCAATCAGCTTCGCTATGCTTTCCAGAAAAGAGTTCTGATTGAGGTAGCCTTAATCAAGCTGACCCGCCCTCAGATGGAACAGAATCTCGATTCCATACTTCAGCGGATCAGCAATATAGAAAAACAGCTGGAAAGCGGTATTGTAGTAAATACTTCCCCAGATACCTTAAACGCGGGGGAAGGAAAAGGTGGCAGTAATGCCACTGTCCCAGAATTAACCCCTGCAGAGCGGGTGGCTCTTCCCAAAGGCCAGCTGGAGGATTTAAATCTGATCCGAAGTGAATGGGGAAAGATCATTCGGGAACTGGGAGGGCCTATCCGGGCCAGCTTCCGGGATACGGTTGTAGAACCAGCAGGAGAGAGCTGTCTTTGCGTTGTCTTTTCCGATCAAAGCAATTACATGATCGGAAGCAGGGATACAACAGTTGCGGCGATTGAGCGGTATGTGGAAGACCATTACCAAAAGTCCATTACCTTTAAGACCAGGCTTCTGGGCGGAGGAGAACGGCTTAATACCGTTTATGTCAGCGATGAAGAAATAAAAGCAAATATTTTAATGGATATAACAATAGAAGATTAA
- a CDS encoding 6-phosphofructokinase encodes MIRIGMLTSGGDCQSLNATMRGVAKALYRMPGDIEIVGFEDGYKGLIYEEYRVMKPENFSGILTTGGTILGTSRQPFKLMRTPDENGLNKVEAMKHTYRKLKLECLVVLGGNGSQKTANLLREEGLNVVSLPKTIDNDLWGTDITFGFQSAVNVATNAIDCIHTTAASHGRVFIVEVMGHKVGWLTLHAGIAGGADIILLPEIPYDLDNVIKALKSRAQNGKKFSILAVAEGAISKEDACLTKKELKEKKKNGVVYPSVAYEIGAQITERTGQEVRVTVPGHMQRGGDPCPYDRVLSTRLGAEAAKLINNKEYGYMVAVKNNEIVKIPLADVAGKLKTVDPEGSIVKEAKMIGISFGDE; translated from the coding sequence ATGATAAGAATTGGAATGCTTACAAGCGGAGGCGACTGCCAGAGCTTAAACGCTACCATGCGAGGCGTAGCAAAGGCACTGTACCGGATGCCCGGCGATATTGAGATTGTTGGATTTGAGGATGGCTACAAAGGGTTGATTTATGAGGAGTATCGTGTAATGAAACCGGAAAATTTTTCAGGGATTCTTACAACGGGTGGGACAATCCTTGGTACTTCCAGACAGCCATTTAAACTTATGCGGACACCTGATGAGAATGGTCTTAATAAAGTAGAAGCTATGAAGCACACCTATAGAAAGCTGAAACTGGAATGCCTGGTGGTATTAGGCGGCAATGGAAGTCAGAAAACAGCCAATCTCCTTCGGGAAGAGGGGCTGAATGTAGTATCCCTCCCCAAAACCATTGATAATGATTTATGGGGAACCGATATTACCTTTGGTTTCCAGAGCGCTGTCAATGTGGCTACCAATGCCATTGATTGCATCCATACAACGGCAGCTTCCCATGGACGAGTCTTCATCGTGGAGGTCATGGGACACAAGGTTGGATGGCTTACCCTGCATGCAGGGATTGCAGGCGGGGCTGACATCATCCTACTGCCGGAGATCCCGTATGATCTGGATAACGTAATAAAGGCATTAAAGAGCAGGGCCCAAAATGGTAAGAAATTTTCCATTCTTGCTGTGGCGGAAGGGGCAATTTCCAAGGAAGATGCCTGCCTGACGAAAAAGGAATTAAAAGAAAAAAAGAAAAATGGAGTGGTATATCCCTCTGTGGCATATGAAATCGGGGCTCAGATCACGGAGCGTACCGGACAGGAAGTGCGGGTTACCGTACCGGGTCATATGCAGAGAGGCGGCGACCCATGCCCCTACGACAGAGTGCTTTCCACCCGCCTTGGGGCTGAGGCAGCAAAGCTCATAAATAACAAAGAATACGGATATATGGTAGCGGTGAAAAACAATGAGATTGTTAAGATTCCGTTAGCCGATGTAGCCGGAAAATTAAAAACCGTCGATCCGGAAGGCTCTATCGTTAAGGAGGCCAAGATGATAGGCATTAGCTTCGGCGACGAATAA
- a CDS encoding DUF4279 domain-containing protein — protein sequence MEKTNIMVEFCILGDEFNPEEITSKLLIEPSEQYLKGSRNARNIERKESCWSINTGYLETLFVSEVLDILLDKLASKKELILEIEKEMDLICKFFVVIKIEDNIKPAIYLDKRVIEFADFVGAEFDFDLYIF from the coding sequence ATGGAAAAAACTAATATAATGGTTGAATTTTGTATCTTAGGTGACGAATTTAACCCTGAAGAAATAACTTCAAAATTGTTGATTGAGCCCAGTGAACAGTACTTAAAAGGTAGCAGAAATGCTCGAAATATTGAAAGGAAGGAATCTTGCTGGAGTATTAACACAGGATATTTGGAAACTTTGTTTGTTAGTGAAGTACTAGATATATTGTTAGACAAATTGGCAAGCAAGAAGGAACTAATTTTAGAAATAGAAAAGGAAATGGATTTAATTTGCAAATTTTTTGTTGTTATAAAAATTGAAGATAATATTAAACCTGCTATTTATTTAGATAAGAGAGTGATTGAATTTGCGGATTTTGTAGGTGCAGAATTTGATTTTGATTTGTATATTTTTTAA